One Fusarium falciforme chromosome 1, complete sequence genomic window carries:
- a CDS encoding Putative 26S protease subunit rpt4: MTAEEERQAALNSYRARLLESREWEAKLKSLRLEIKDMQREFDRTEDNIKALQSVGQIIGEVLKQLDDERFIVKASSGPRYVVGCRSKVDKVKLKQGTRVALDMTTLTIMRMLPREVDPLVYNMSLEDPGQVSFAGIGGLNDQIRELREVIELPLKNPELFLRVGIKPPKGVLLYGPPGTGKTLLARAVASSLETNFLKVVSSAIVDKYIGESARLIREMFGYAKEHEPCIIFMDEIDAIGGRRFSEGTSADREIQRTLMELLNQLDGFDYLGKTKIIMATNRPDTLDPALLRAGRLDRKIEIPLPNEVGRLEILKIHSQSVVVDGDIDFESVVKMSDGLNGADLRNVVTEAGLFAIKDYRESINQDDFNKAVRKVAEAKKLEGKLEYQKL; this comes from the exons ATGACCGCAGAGGAAGAGCGCCAAGCCGCCCTCAACTCGTACCGGGCGAGGCTCCTCGAGTCTCGAGAGTGGgaggccaagctcaagagcCTACGCCTGGAGATCAAGGACATGCAAAGGGAGTTTGACAGGACCGAGGACAACATCAAGGCACTTCAGAGCGTGGGACAGATTATTGGCGAGGTCCTAAAACAGCTCGACGATGAACGAT TCATCGTCAAGGCCTCCTCCGGACCACGATATGTCGTCGGCTGCAGATCAAAGGTCGACAAGGTGAAGCTGAAGCAAGGTACCCGTGTTGCCCTCGATATGACGACACTCACGATCATGCGAATGCTTCCCCGCGAGGTCGATCCCCTGGTGTACAACATGTCGTTGGAGGACCCCGGTCAAGTGAGCTTTGCCGGTATCGGTGGACTCAACGATCAGATCCGAGAGCTGCGAGAGGTCATTGAGCTTCCCCTCAAGAACCCCGAGTTGTTCTTGCGAGTAGGCATCAAGCCTCCCAAGGGTGTCTTGCTCTATGGACCTCCTGGAACAGGCAAGACTCTTCTGGCACGAGCAGTCGCAAGCAGTCTGGAGACAAACTTCCTGAAAG TCGTCTCCTCCGCCATTGTCGACAAGTACATTGGTGAGTCGGCGCGACTCATCCGCGAGATGTTCGGATATGCCAAGGAGCACGAGCCCTGCATCATCTTCATGGACGAGATTGACGCCATCGGTGGACGACGATTCTCTGAGGGTACAAGTGCCGATCGTGAAATCCAGCGAACACTGATGGAGCTGCTCAACCAGCTTGACGGTTTCGACTACCTGggcaagaccaagatcaTCATGGCTACCAACAGACCTGACACGCTGGACCCCGCTCTGCTCCGTGCTGGTCGTCTGGACCGAAAGATTGAGATCCCGCTGCCCAACGAGGTCGGGCGACTCGAGATTCTCAAGATTCACTCGCAAAGCGTCGTGGTTGATGGTGACATTGACTTTGAGAGTGTGGTCAAGATGAGCGACGGACTGAACGGTGCTGACTTGCGAAACGTGGTTACTGAAGC TGGCCTGTTTGCCATCAAGGATTATCGGGAATCAATCAACCAAGATGACTTCAACAAGGCGGTTCGCAAGgtggccgaggccaagaagctcgagggtAAGCTCGAGTATCAGAAGCTGTAA
- a CDS encoding Mago-bind domain-containing protein encodes MPSQPTNSGIVTDEASGEREIPQSVRADGSTRKAIKIRPGYRPAEDVEVYKNRTAEAFRERGKRIGIPGAAGLKDEKTEQSSAASNKNAKRREARKKAKAATEGDDAAAAAQESKPEEVDPEVEREKKARNLKKKLKQAKELKNKKEGGEALLPEQIAKVIKINELIRELDALGFDAEGEPKAASDAAAPAEGEDGDKE; translated from the coding sequence atgcCGTCTCAGCCCACAAACTCGGGCATCGTCACCGACGAGGCCAGCGGCGAGCGCGAAATCCCCCAGTCCGTCCGCGCCGATGGCAGCACCCGCAAGGCAATCAAGATCCGCCCCGGCTACCGCCCCGCGGAAGATGTCGAGGTCTACAAAAACCGCACCGCCGAGGCCTTCCGCGAGCGCGGCAAGAGGATCGGCATTCCCGGCGCCGCGGGGCTAAAGGACGAGAAGACTGAGCAGTCGTCGGCCGCCAGCAACAAGAACGCAAAGAGGCGCGAGGCTcggaagaaggccaaggctgctaCGGAAGGCGACGACGCAGCTGCTGCGGCGCAGGAGTCCAAACCTGAGGAAGTCGACCCCGAAGTTGAGCGCGAGAAGAAGGCACGCAATCttaagaagaagctgaagcaggccaaggagctcaagaacaagaaggagggcggcGAGGCCCTGTTGCCCGAGCAAATcgccaaggtcatcaagatcaacgaGTTGATCCGAGAGTTGGACGCCCTCGGCTTCGATGCCGAGGGAGAGCCAAAGGCAGCCTCAGATGCCGCGGCTCCTGCCGAGGGTGAGGACGGCGACAAGGAGTGA